In Pasteurella dagmatis, the sequence TGCACGTGAAATTGAAAAAGCAGGCGGCGTGGCAAAAGAATTTAATACGATTGCAGTTGATGATGGTATTGCAATGGGGCATGGAGGAATGCTTTATTCTTTACCGTCTAGGGATTTGATTGCAGACAGTGTGGAATATATGGTGAATGCCCATTGCGCTGATGCGATGGTGTGTATTTCTAACTGCGATAAAATCACACCGGGGATGTTAATGGCAGCCTTACGCTTAAATATTCCTGTGGTGTTTGTGTCTGGTGGTCCAATGGAAGCAGGCAAAACCAAACTTTCGGATAAAATCATTAAGCTAGATTTAGTTGATGCAATGATCCAAGGTGCAAACCCAAATGTTTCTGATGAGGAAAGCGCACAGATAGAACGTTCTGCTTGCCCAACTTGTGGATCTTGTTCTGGTATGTTTACCGCAAACTCAATGAATTGCTTAACTGAAGCATTAGGCTTAAGTTTACCAGGCAATGGCTCCTGCCTTGCTACTCACGCGGACCGTAAACAGCTTTTCTTAGATGCTGGCAAACAAATCGTTGAATTGTGCAGACTTTATTATGAACAAGATGATGATAGCGTTTTACCACGCTCGATTGCCAACAAAAAAGCTTTTGAAAACGCAATGAGCTTAGATATTGCAATGGGTGGTTCTACTAACACCGTATTACACTTGTTAGCAGCAGCACAAGAGGCAGAAGTGGACTTCACCATGGCAGATATTGATCGGTTGTCTCGAAAGGTGCCTTGTTTAAGTAAAGTTGCTCCAAATACGCAAAAATACCATATGGAAGATGTACACCGTGCAGGTGGTATTATGGCAATTTTAGGTGAGTTAGATCGAGCTAACTTGTTACACAATGACACGCGTACTGTCTTAGGATTAAGTCTTGCCGAGCAATTAGCACACTATGACATCAAACTCACGCAAGATGAAAAGGTACACACATTCTTCCGTGCAGGCCCTGCTGGGATACGTACCACAGAAGCTTTTTCACAAGATTGCCGTTGGGATACTGTCGATGATGATCGTGAAAACGGCTGCATCCGAAGTAAAGCATTTGCATATAGCCAAGATGGTGGCTTAGCAATGCTCTCTGGTAACCTCGCACAAGACGGTTGTATTGTCAAAACTGCTGGCGTTGATGAGTCAATTTTAAAATTTACAGGCAAAGCTATTGTTTTCGAAAGCCAAGAAGATGCTGTTGCAGGCATTTTAGGAGGCAAAGTCCAAGCTGGGCACGTGGTAGTTATTCGTTACGAAGGACCTAAAGGCGGGCCAGGTATGCAAGAAATGCTCTACCCAACTAGCTATCTAAAATCGATGGGATTAGGTAAAGCCTGTGCATTATTGACAGACGGACGCTTCTCTGGCGGTACATCGGGCTTATCTATCGGCCACGTTTCCCCAGAAGCTGCTGCGGGAGGCGTCATAGGTTTAGTCAAAGACGGCGATACCATTGAAATCGACATTCCAAACCGCTCCATTCAATTATGCGTTTTGGAAGAAGAACTTACACAACGTCGCATAGTACAAGACAAACTTGGCTGGCAACCTGCAAATCGCCAACGCGAAGTCTCCTTCGCCTTAAAAGTCTATGGTCATTTTGCTACATCCGCAGACAAAGGCGCAGTAAGAGATAAAAGCAAAATTTAAAATCGCCATCTTATAAAAGGAAATAGAAGTATTCAAAGTGCGGTACATTTTTCAGAAATTTTAATTTGTCTCTAAATGAGCATAACGTACTCTTTTCCCCTTATTTTTCGCCGTAGCGGTTTGCGTTAACTTTTGAGAACAACTTTCAGTGTTTAAACTTGCCAAACAAGCCAGTTTTGAAAGTTGGCTCCAAAAGTGAACAATAATCGAAAGGAGAAGAAAAATTAAGGGGCTGTTTCTTTTGGTTACTTTGCTTTACATCAATAAAAAAAGTAACTCGTCCTCAGGCGAAAAACTAAAATAATGAAATAAACGGATATAATTTATGGTCAATAACTTAGCCTCAAACCAACCTACAGGCTCCGAATACCTAAAAGCGGTGCTCAGCTCAAAAGTATACGAAGTGGCACAAGTCACACCTCTACAAGAAATGCCAAAACTGTCTGAACGCTTAGGCAACAAAATCTTTATCAAACGTGAAGACCGCCAACCTGTGCATAGTTTCAAACTACGTGGTGCTTATGCCATGATTGCAGGCTTAGACGAGGAGCAAAAACGTGCAGGGGTTATCGCAGCATCTGCGGGCAACCATGCGCAAGGCGTTGCACTTTCAGCCAAACACCTCAACTTACATGCACTCATCGTGATGCCACAAAATACACCGAGCATCAAAGTGGAAGCTGTGCGTGGCTTCGGAGGAGAAGTATTATTGTACGGTGCGAATTTTGACGAAGCAAAAGCGAAGGCGATTGAGCTATCTGAAAGTAAAAATATGACCTTTATTCCACCATTTGACCACCCTGCTGTAATCGCAGGTCAAGGTTCATTAGCAATGGAACTACTCCAACAAAACACTCAAATCGACCGCATCTTTGTGCCTGTCGGTGGTGGTGGGCTAATAGCTGGCATTGCGGTATTAATTAAACAATTAATGCCAGAAATTAAAGTAATCGGTGTTGAATCTAAAGACTCTGCGTGTTTATATCATGCGTTAAAAGCAGGCAAGCCTGTTGATTTAGACCGTGTTGGCTTATTTGCAGATGGTGTGGCAGTGAAACGTATTGGAGACGAAACGTTCCGTGTTTGCCAACAATATATTGATGATGTCGTGCTCGTTGATGGCGATGAAATTTGTGCAGCAGTGAAAGATATTTTTGAGAATGTACGTGCTATTGCTGAACCCTCTGGTGCACTGTCATTAGCTGGATTAAAAAAATATGTGAAAGAACATAACATTCAAGGTGAAACGCTAGTTAATGTGCTTTCAGGAGCAAACTTGAACTTCCATACCTTGCGCTATGTATCCGAGCGTTGCGAAATTGGCGAACAACACGAAGCCTTACTTGCGGTAACCATCCCAGAAAAACCAGGCAGCTTCTTAAAATTCTGTCATATTTTAGGCGCTGTGCCTGTAACAGAGTTTAAATACCGTTATGCTGATGATGCTCAAGCGTGCATCTTTGTGGGTGTTCGTATCAGCGGTGAAGAAGAGAAAAATAGCATTATCAACCAACTACAACATAATGGCTATGACCTAATCGACTTATCTAATGATGATATTGCGAAAACTCACGTGCGTTATATGATCGGAGGTCGCTCAAACAGCCATTTTAAAGAGCGTTTATATAGTTTCGAGTTCCCTGAGCAAAAGGGCGCATTATTGAAATTCCTTGAAACGCTTGGGCAAACGCATTGGAATATTTCGTTGTTCCACTACCGTGCACATGGAGCGGACTACGGCAATGTCCTCGCGGGCTTCCAATTAAATGATGGCGATCTTGAAGCGTTCAACCAACATTTAGAAAAACTCGGCTACGTTTACCAAGATGTCACCGAAAGCCCTGCATATCGTTATTTTTTAGTCTAAACCAATAAAAAAGTGCGGTGATTTTTACCGCACTTTTTATTTATCACAACTTATTTCACAAAATCACTAAAGGTCAATTCGTAATTATCGCCATCGCGATTGTAAGAAATAAAGCGTGGGAATTTTTCACCTGCAAATTTTTTCACCACAATATCTTTATCGCCAGTTTTAAATTGGTAAGTAATTTGTGTCATATCTTGCTTATTGTATTTGACGATATTTTCACTTCTTTTTACAAATACATTATGCATTGGATACAATTTCTTGCCGTTAGTAATTTGGAAATTTATTGGTAATTTATCGTAATAACTTAGCTGAAATGCCATTGTAAATAAGTCAAACGTTGGTAATTCTAACGCAGCTTTCGTTAAGCCACTTTTGACTTTTCCATATTCAATCGAATCACCTTGAATTTTTGAGATAGCATAAGCTTTACCATTGCGGACATCTTTGTAGTCCACCATATTGAACTGCTTTGCCCCTTGAGTGCCTTTTGACAAAAACTCGATGTTATAAAGTGGCACGTTGATTTTAGCATCAACGGAATATTTGGCTCCATCCGCTTTAAAATGCACATACGCCGGCATTAGATAATTTGAGCTGTATTTAATATTAAAATCTGCATTTGCCCATACATTTGAGACATACAATAACACTGAACAACATAAAATTTTTAAAAACTTCACCACACTTTCCTCTAGTTTCAATCAGTTAAAAAGCAGAGTCTCTCTATAAATAGAGATAATCAAATTTGTATTGGCTTTGACAACAATACATCACAATAATTCTCATATAAATATTACTAATATACGTATCATATAAGAAATAGCACAAAAACCGCACCTCATCACAAAGTGCGGTTATTATACATAATGTTTATGATCAGAAACGATACTCTACACCAAGATGTAAAGTTCGACCAGGTGCGGTATTTAACCCCATATTATTTACATCTAAATAATAACGATTAAATACATTATCCATTGTCATCGTGAATTTAAGATGCTCAGATACATTATAGTTCGCATATAAATCCACTAAAGAGTAAGGTGCCCACTCAATACTTGAAGTATTCACAAAACGCTCGGCTGAAAGCACTGGTACAAGACGTTTACTATAATAGCTATAACGAGCGCCAATATCTAATTGCTCATTTAGCCAGCGTGAACCTAATGTAATATGTAAATTTAAGCGAGGAGGAACAGCATTATTTAGATTACTACGATAAACATAACCTGAATTACATTGTGCTTCTTTTCCTGCTTGTTCAGGCGTTAAACAAAATTGTGTTTTTGTATAATAAGTGCCGGATAACTTCGTATAAAACTTACGCATATCGTAATAAGCTGATGCTTCAAAACCCGTGAACTGAGCACTTTGAATATTTAAAGTTTGCGTGATACCACTTTTACGATCAAAGCTTCGAGTTAAGTAATCATCCACATTGTTATGAAAATAGGCTAATTTAAAACCAACAACATTATCTCTATTGCCAATATTTTCGTAAAATCCATTGATACCTAATTCCCAATTTTTAGCACGCTCAGCCTTAAGACGCTCTAAATTATCTGCTGTTGATTGCATACTCCAACCTTTAGTTGCTTGGAATAAACTTGGTGAACGCAGTGATTGCGCATATTTCACGTAAAGCGTAGTGCCTTTCATAATTTCTGAACTGAGCATCACAATCGGTGAAAATCCTTTATTTTTAATTGGTTCTTGTTTATGCACAACATATTTATATTGCGGTATAAAATCAATTCTACCGTCTGGACGAGGTACTGGTTTATCACCAATATGCACTTTTTCTTCTCGTACAACATAATCATAAATTGTTGAGCGCATATAACGTAATCCAACGTCAGCTTTTAGCCAAGATACAAATGGATAACTCACATTAATAAATGCACTCATTTCTTTCCGTTTACCATCACGAACATAGAGTGGGGCAATCGCATTATCGGGATAGCCTTTTTCTCTGACTCTTTGCAACGCATTACGAGGTGGATAAATACGCTCATAGTTATGCGCAACACCATATTTCAGAGTTAAAGGTTGGTTGTTAATTTGAAAAATACTTGTGTTAGCAATACTCAATCCTTTTTGTTTTGAAATCAAAAAGTGAGCATGGCGACTAGATAATGAATAGCCATATTCTTCAATAAGTGGAGTAAAATTTGATGAGTCACTATGTGTATAATAAGTATTGATATTCAAATTTATATAGGGATTATTCGGGTTATATTGATAACTTAAATTATAGTTATCTACCTTCACTTCTGTCCCCTCACCTTGCAGTGCACCATAAGCCCTAAAATTTAAAATTGAACTCATGATTTCACCGAAATGGCTACGATAATGACGATATGCTATCCCTAAACGATGCTCACTATTATAAAAATTGACTTTCGCTAAATAGGAGTCATTATTTTGTGATGTATTCAGGGCTTCTTCACCAGGACGATAAAGTGTGCTTCGGTTTTCCTTAAATGACAGTATACCTAATTCAACTTCTTCATGTTTACGTGGTTCTTCAACCTCAACATAATCTTCTTCAAATTTAATATTATCAATTTGTGGTGTTTGCCCATGCCTTCCCACAAAGTAGTTTCCTTGTTTACGCTTAGCATATGCTAAGACAAAATCAGCATTATCCCATTTTTTAGCAAATGCAATACTGTAATTATAAGAGTTGAAATCAAGTCCATGAGAAGAATAACGTGCATTGGGCGCATAAGTTTGTGCTTTGCATAATCCCGTTGTATTGCTAAGACATTTATGAATATACCTTGTTTGATAACCCCCTCTAGTATAATTTGCAGGAGGTGCAACAGTATTTGTCATTGTGCCTAGTTTTAAGCGAACGCCCCAATCTTTACCTTCTGTAACAATGTCTTTCCAGCTAATCGTATTCATACGTACAACACCACCAATGGCACCTGTTGCATCATTCGCTAAAGAAGGTCCTTTCTCAATCTCAACTTGGCTTATTAAATCAGGATCTAAGTATGTACGTGTCGATGAGCCAGCATAGCCTTGCCAAGATGGGACTGACTGTAATCCATTATCTACCCAAACAGGTACTCTATTTTCATTGGCGATACCTCTAATATTGACTGAAAGTGCACCACTATTACGCTTATTCCCAACAATCACACTTGGTACACCTGATAGAAAGTCTCCAACAGAGCTTCCTCTAAACTGAGTAATTTCAGATTGAGTTAAATAAGAATAAGAGCCAGCAGACAAGTAAGTTTTGATCAAGCTCTCATCATACTCTCCACCTTTTTCACTCTCATTAACATGAATAGTCTCTAATTTATTTATGGTTGTTTTTTCTGTGTTGGACTCAGCAAAAGCAACTGTTGGTATTGCTAAAACCATACTGAAGCTTAAACTAAGTGAACCTACCAGCACTTTCTGTTGCATGTTTTCTCCTTATTTTTACTAAATGATAATGAATATCATTACAATCTATCGATATTTTTAAGGGAATGCAATCCTCTATCATAAAAACTCTTTTTTATGATAGAAATAAAAAAACCGCACTTTTTACTCCAAAGTGCGGTTCAGTTTTAAAAGATAAGTGAAGTAATTACGCTACAAAACCAACAGCTTGGTAAACAGCATCTAAAGTTTTCTTCGCACGTTCACGCGCTTTTTCTGCCCCTTCACGAGCAATTTTATTTAGCAACTCTTCGTTATTGCGGAAATGATGGAAACGTTCTTGTAATGTAATTAGCATTGCTGATACTTCATCTGCTACAGCACCTTTCAAGTGACCATACATTTTGCCTTCAAATTCTGCTTCAAGCTCTGAGATAGATTTGCCTGTTACACCAGATAAAATATCTAATAAGTTAGACACGCCCGCTTTGTTTTTCACATCATAGCGAACGACAGGTGGCTCATCTGAGTCTGTCACCGCACGTTTGATTTTCTTCGCAACAGCTTTTGGATCTTCTAATAAACCAATTACGTTATTGCGATTCTCGTCTGATTTTGACATTTTCTTTTCAGGTTCAAGCAATGACATTACACGTGCCCCTGCTTTCGGAATAAACGGCTCTGGCACCGCAAATAAGTCGCCATACAGCGCATTAAAACGGTTTGCAATATCACGTGTGATTTCTAAATGTTGTTTTTGGTCTTCACCAACAGGGACTTGATTTGCTTGATATAACAAAATATCTGCAGCCATTAACACGGGGTAAGTGAATAAACCAACATTGATATTTTCTGCGTGGCGAGCAGATTTATCTTTGAATTGTGTCATTCGCCCCATTTCACCGAAATAAGTATAGCAATTGAGTATCCAAGCTAATTGTGTGTGTTCTGGCACGTGTGATTGGATAAAAATAGTGCTTTTTTCAGGATCAATCCCACAAGCTAAATAAAGTGCTAATACATCTAAGGTGGCTTTACGCAATGCAGCAGG encodes:
- the ilvD gene encoding dihydroxy-acid dehydratase, coding for MPKLRSATSTQGRNMAGARALWRATGMKENDFGKPIIAVVNSFTQFVPGHVHLKDMGQLVAREIEKAGGVAKEFNTIAVDDGIAMGHGGMLYSLPSRDLIADSVEYMVNAHCADAMVCISNCDKITPGMLMAALRLNIPVVFVSGGPMEAGKTKLSDKIIKLDLVDAMIQGANPNVSDEESAQIERSACPTCGSCSGMFTANSMNCLTEALGLSLPGNGSCLATHADRKQLFLDAGKQIVELCRLYYEQDDDSVLPRSIANKKAFENAMSLDIAMGGSTNTVLHLLAAAQEAEVDFTMADIDRLSRKVPCLSKVAPNTQKYHMEDVHRAGGIMAILGELDRANLLHNDTRTVLGLSLAEQLAHYDIKLTQDEKVHTFFRAGPAGIRTTEAFSQDCRWDTVDDDRENGCIRSKAFAYSQDGGLAMLSGNLAQDGCIVKTAGVDESILKFTGKAIVFESQEDAVAGILGGKVQAGHVVVIRYEGPKGGPGMQEMLYPTSYLKSMGLGKACALLTDGRFSGGTSGLSIGHVSPEAAAGGVIGLVKDGDTIEIDIPNRSIQLCVLEEELTQRRIVQDKLGWQPANRQREVSFALKVYGHFATSADKGAVRDKSKI
- the ilvA gene encoding threonine ammonia-lyase, biosynthetic, translating into MVNNLASNQPTGSEYLKAVLSSKVYEVAQVTPLQEMPKLSERLGNKIFIKREDRQPVHSFKLRGAYAMIAGLDEEQKRAGVIAASAGNHAQGVALSAKHLNLHALIVMPQNTPSIKVEAVRGFGGEVLLYGANFDEAKAKAIELSESKNMTFIPPFDHPAVIAGQGSLAMELLQQNTQIDRIFVPVGGGGLIAGIAVLIKQLMPEIKVIGVESKDSACLYHALKAGKPVDLDRVGLFADGVAVKRIGDETFRVCQQYIDDVVLVDGDEICAAVKDIFENVRAIAEPSGALSLAGLKKYVKEHNIQGETLVNVLSGANLNFHTLRYVSERCEIGEQHEALLAVTIPEKPGSFLKFCHILGAVPVTEFKYRYADDAQACIFVGVRISGEEEKNSIINQLQHNGYDLIDLSNDDIAKTHVRYMIGGRSNSHFKERLYSFEFPEQKGALLKFLETLGQTHWNISLFHYRAHGADYGNVLAGFQLNDGDLEAFNQHLEKLGYVYQDVTESPAYRYFLV
- a CDS encoding TonB-dependent receptor domain-containing protein, which encodes MVLAIPTVAFAESNTEKTTINKLETIHVNESEKGGEYDESLIKTYLSAGSYSYLTQSEITQFRGSSVGDFLSGVPSVIVGNKRNSGALSVNIRGIANENRVPVWVDNGLQSVPSWQGYAGSSTRTYLDPDLISQVEIEKGPSLANDATGAIGGVVRMNTISWKDIVTEGKDWGVRLKLGTMTNTVAPPANYTRGGYQTRYIHKCLSNTTGLCKAQTYAPNARYSSHGLDFNSYNYSIAFAKKWDNADFVLAYAKRKQGNYFVGRHGQTPQIDNIKFEEDYVEVEEPRKHEEVELGILSFKENRSTLYRPGEEALNTSQNNDSYLAKVNFYNSEHRLGIAYRHYRSHFGEIMSSILNFRAYGALQGEGTEVKVDNYNLSYQYNPNNPYINLNINTYYTHSDSSNFTPLIEEYGYSLSSRHAHFLISKQKGLSIANTSIFQINNQPLTLKYGVAHNYERIYPPRNALQRVREKGYPDNAIAPLYVRDGKRKEMSAFINVSYPFVSWLKADVGLRYMRSTIYDYVVREEKVHIGDKPVPRPDGRIDFIPQYKYVVHKQEPIKNKGFSPIVMLSSEIMKGTTLYVKYAQSLRSPSLFQATKGWSMQSTADNLERLKAERAKNWELGINGFYENIGNRDNVVGFKLAYFHNNVDDYLTRSFDRKSGITQTLNIQSAQFTGFEASAYYDMRKFYTKLSGTYYTKTQFCLTPEQAGKEAQCNSGYVYRSNLNNAVPPRLNLHITLGSRWLNEQLDIGARYSYYSKRLVPVLSAERFVNTSSIEWAPYSLVDLYANYNVSEHLKFTMTMDNVFNRYYLDVNNMGLNTAPGRTLHLGVEYRF
- the trpS gene encoding tryptophan--tRNA ligase — its product is MTKPVVLSGVQPSGELTIGNYLGALRQWVKMQDDYECLFCIVDLHAITVRQDPAALRKATLDVLALYLACGIDPEKSTIFIQSHVPEHTQLAWILNCYTYFGEMGRMTQFKDKSARHAENINVGLFTYPVLMAADILLYQANQVPVGEDQKQHLEITRDIANRFNALYGDLFAVPEPFIPKAGARVMSLLEPEKKMSKSDENRNNVIGLLEDPKAVAKKIKRAVTDSDEPPVVRYDVKNKAGVSNLLDILSGVTGKSISELEAEFEGKMYGHLKGAVADEVSAMLITLQERFHHFRNNEELLNKIAREGAEKARERAKKTLDAVYQAVGFVA